A genomic stretch from Pieris brassicae chromosome 9, ilPieBrab1.1, whole genome shotgun sequence includes:
- the LOC123714129 gene encoding NADP-dependent malic enzyme-like isoform X3, translating into MFLPIVYTPTVGLACQKFGLVYKRPRGLFITINDRGQILRVIRNWPEQDVRAIVFTDGERILGLGDLGAYGMGIPVGKLALYTALAGIKPHQCLPVTLDVGTDNETLLEDPLYIGLRQKRVRGKDYDDFIHEFMEACVKRFGANILLQFEDFALVNATRLLHKYRNDFCTFNDDIQGTASVAVAGLLATVRITKKKLTDYVYMFLGAGSAATGIANLACEAMVEEGMQLKDAQKRIYLFDINGLLSSKRESGLPEHCKHFAKDVEPEKNFEACVAKYKPTCLIGCSTVKGAFNERILKIMAKNSERPVIFALSNPTSKAECSAQEAYDHTDGKCIFASGSPFPPVKFKDKQFYTGQGNNSYIFPGLALGVIAVRARIIPEIMFLRAARSLANFVSEEDLNIGRIYPPLSDIRKISYNMAADLAALAYEKGIATVHPPPKDFKKFLDEHIYNLSYHSCLPNFFNYPKPPDIKMKSVEELYGVPHVGGKKN; encoded by the exons ATGTTTTTGCCAATTGTTTACACGCCAACAGTGGGGCTAGCATGTCAAAAGTTTGGCCTTGTTTACAAGCGGCCACGTGGGTTattcattacaattaatgatcGAGGACAAATTTTAAGAGTCATACGTAATTG GCCAGAACAAGATGTAAGAGCGATAGTATTTACTGACGGCGAAAGAATCCTTGGTCTTGGAGACTTAGGCGCTTATGGCATGGGCATTCCTGTTGGCAAGTTGGCCTTGTATACGGCATTGGCAGGCATTAAGCCTCATCAATGTCTGCCTGTAACATTGGATGTGGGCACCGATAATGAG ACCCTTCTGGAAGACCCACTTTACATTGGATTACGTCAAAAACGGGTACGAGGAAAAGATTACGATGATTTTATACATGAATTTATGGAGGCTTGCGTTAAGAGATTTGGTGCGAATATTCTTCTGCAG TTTGAAGATTTTGCATTGGTGAATGCAACACGTCTTCTACACAAATACAGAAACGATTTCTGTACTTTCAACGATGATATACAGGGCACCGCAAGCGTAGCAGTGGCTGGATTATTAGCCACCGTCAGAATAACTAAGAAAAAGCTTACGGACTACGTATACATGTTCTTGGGTGCTGGATct GCCGCTACAGGTATAGCAAACTTGGCATGCGAGGCGATGGTCGAAGAAGGAATGCAGTTAAAGGATGCCCAAAAGCGTATCTATCTCTTCGATATAAACGGCCTCTTGAGTTCGAAAAGGGAGAGCGGTTTGCCTGAACACTGCAAACATTTTGCCAAAGATGTGGAGCCTGAAAAGAACTTCGAAGCTTGTGTGGCGAAATACAAACCTACCTGTCTTATTG GTTGTTCTACAGTAAAAGGGGCATTCAATGAGAGAATATTAAAGATAATGGCAAAAAATTCGGAACGGCCGGTTATTTTCGCTCTCTCTAATCCCACCAGTAAAGCGGAGTGTTCCGCTCAGGAAGCGTATGATCATACTGAT ggTAAATGTATATTCGCATCTGGTTCCCCGTTCCCCCCAGTGAAGTTCAAggataaacaattttatacagGACAGGGAAATAATTCGTATATATTTCCCGGCCTAGCGTTGGGAGTGATTGCAGTGCGCGCTCGTATCATACCGGAAATCATGTTTTTGAGGGCTGCCAGG AGCTTAGCCAACTTCGTCAGTGAAGAAGATCTTAATATAGGTAGAATATATCCTCCCCTTTCCGATATTAGAAAAATCTCATACAATATGGCTGCGGATCTGGCAGCACTGGCATACGAAAAag GTATTGCAACAGTACATCCGCCTCCAAAGGACTTCAAGAAATTCCTCGATGAGCACATATACAACCTGTCGTATCACAGTTGTCTACCCAACTTCTTTAACTACCCAAAGCCACCAGATATCAAAATGAAGTCTGTTGAAGAACTTTACGGTGTACCTCAT GTGGGTGGCAAGAAAAACTGA
- the LOC123714129 gene encoding NADP-dependent malic enzyme-like isoform X2 has protein sequence MFSLRNVLKNKICLDVKQCRYYDVLSVSQNLIRGLDHLRDPRLNKCLAFTLEERQALGIQGLLAPLYKTQEEQLNICRVSLDRYKDDLNKYLYLAELLDTNEKLFFSLISQNIEMFLPIVYTPTVGLACQKFGLVYKRPRGLFITINDRGQILRVIRNWPEQDVRAIVFTDGERILGLGDLGAYGMGIPVGKLALYTALAGIKPHQCLPVTLDVGTDNETLLEDPLYIGLRQKRVRGKDYDDFIHEFMEACVKRFGANILLQFEDFALVNATRLLHKYRNDFCTFNDDIQGTASVAVAGLLATVRITKKKLTDYVYMFLGAGSAATGIANLACEAMVEEGMQLKDAQKRIYLFDINGLLSSKRESGLPEHCKHFAKDVEPEKNFEACVAKYKPTCLIGCSTVKGAFNERILKIMAKNSERPVIFALSNPTSKAECSAQEAYDHTDGKCIFASGSPFPPVKFKDKQFYTGQGNNSYIFPGLALGVIAVRARIIPEIMFLRAARSLANFVSEEDLNIGRIYPPLSDIRKISYNMAADLAALAYEKGIATVHPPPKDFKKFLDEHIYNLSYHSCLPNFFNYPKPPDIKMKSVEELYGVPHVGGKKN, from the exons AG TGTCTTGCATTTACATTAGAAGAAAGACAGGCGCTTGGCATTCAAGGCTTATTAGCTCCACTATATAAAACGCAAGAGGAACAATTGAACATATGTCGGGTATCGTTAGACAGATACAAAGacgatttaaataagtatttgtaCTTAGCTGAATTGCTG GACACAAATGAGAAGTTATTCTTTAGCTTGATTTCACAAAACATTGAAATGTTTTTGCCAATTGTTTACACGCCAACAGTGGGGCTAGCATGTCAAAAGTTTGGCCTTGTTTACAAGCGGCCACGTGGGTTattcattacaattaatgatcGAGGACAAATTTTAAGAGTCATACGTAATTG GCCAGAACAAGATGTAAGAGCGATAGTATTTACTGACGGCGAAAGAATCCTTGGTCTTGGAGACTTAGGCGCTTATGGCATGGGCATTCCTGTTGGCAAGTTGGCCTTGTATACGGCATTGGCAGGCATTAAGCCTCATCAATGTCTGCCTGTAACATTGGATGTGGGCACCGATAATGAG ACCCTTCTGGAAGACCCACTTTACATTGGATTACGTCAAAAACGGGTACGAGGAAAAGATTACGATGATTTTATACATGAATTTATGGAGGCTTGCGTTAAGAGATTTGGTGCGAATATTCTTCTGCAG TTTGAAGATTTTGCATTGGTGAATGCAACACGTCTTCTACACAAATACAGAAACGATTTCTGTACTTTCAACGATGATATACAGGGCACCGCAAGCGTAGCAGTGGCTGGATTATTAGCCACCGTCAGAATAACTAAGAAAAAGCTTACGGACTACGTATACATGTTCTTGGGTGCTGGATct GCCGCTACAGGTATAGCAAACTTGGCATGCGAGGCGATGGTCGAAGAAGGAATGCAGTTAAAGGATGCCCAAAAGCGTATCTATCTCTTCGATATAAACGGCCTCTTGAGTTCGAAAAGGGAGAGCGGTTTGCCTGAACACTGCAAACATTTTGCCAAAGATGTGGAGCCTGAAAAGAACTTCGAAGCTTGTGTGGCGAAATACAAACCTACCTGTCTTATTG GTTGTTCTACAGTAAAAGGGGCATTCAATGAGAGAATATTAAAGATAATGGCAAAAAATTCGGAACGGCCGGTTATTTTCGCTCTCTCTAATCCCACCAGTAAAGCGGAGTGTTCCGCTCAGGAAGCGTATGATCATACTGAT ggTAAATGTATATTCGCATCTGGTTCCCCGTTCCCCCCAGTGAAGTTCAAggataaacaattttatacagGACAGGGAAATAATTCGTATATATTTCCCGGCCTAGCGTTGGGAGTGATTGCAGTGCGCGCTCGTATCATACCGGAAATCATGTTTTTGAGGGCTGCCAGG AGCTTAGCCAACTTCGTCAGTGAAGAAGATCTTAATATAGGTAGAATATATCCTCCCCTTTCCGATATTAGAAAAATCTCATACAATATGGCTGCGGATCTGGCAGCACTGGCATACGAAAAag GTATTGCAACAGTACATCCGCCTCCAAAGGACTTCAAGAAATTCCTCGATGAGCACATATACAACCTGTCGTATCACAGTTGTCTACCCAACTTCTTTAACTACCCAAAGCCACCAGATATCAAAATGAAGTCTGTTGAAGAACTTTACGGTGTACCTCAT GTGGGTGGCAAGAAAAACTGA
- the LOC123714129 gene encoding NADP-dependent malic enzyme-like isoform X1, producing MFSLRNVFSFMSFRKNKICLDVKQCRYYDVLSVSQNLIRGLDHLRDPRLNKCLAFTLEERQALGIQGLLAPLYKTQEEQLNICRVSLDRYKDDLNKYLYLAELLDTNEKLFFSLISQNIEMFLPIVYTPTVGLACQKFGLVYKRPRGLFITINDRGQILRVIRNWPEQDVRAIVFTDGERILGLGDLGAYGMGIPVGKLALYTALAGIKPHQCLPVTLDVGTDNETLLEDPLYIGLRQKRVRGKDYDDFIHEFMEACVKRFGANILLQFEDFALVNATRLLHKYRNDFCTFNDDIQGTASVAVAGLLATVRITKKKLTDYVYMFLGAGSAATGIANLACEAMVEEGMQLKDAQKRIYLFDINGLLSSKRESGLPEHCKHFAKDVEPEKNFEACVAKYKPTCLIGCSTVKGAFNERILKIMAKNSERPVIFALSNPTSKAECSAQEAYDHTDGKCIFASGSPFPPVKFKDKQFYTGQGNNSYIFPGLALGVIAVRARIIPEIMFLRAARSLANFVSEEDLNIGRIYPPLSDIRKISYNMAADLAALAYEKGIATVHPPPKDFKKFLDEHIYNLSYHSCLPNFFNYPKPPDIKMKSVEELYGVPHVGGKKN from the exons AG TGTCTTGCATTTACATTAGAAGAAAGACAGGCGCTTGGCATTCAAGGCTTATTAGCTCCACTATATAAAACGCAAGAGGAACAATTGAACATATGTCGGGTATCGTTAGACAGATACAAAGacgatttaaataagtatttgtaCTTAGCTGAATTGCTG GACACAAATGAGAAGTTATTCTTTAGCTTGATTTCACAAAACATTGAAATGTTTTTGCCAATTGTTTACACGCCAACAGTGGGGCTAGCATGTCAAAAGTTTGGCCTTGTTTACAAGCGGCCACGTGGGTTattcattacaattaatgatcGAGGACAAATTTTAAGAGTCATACGTAATTG GCCAGAACAAGATGTAAGAGCGATAGTATTTACTGACGGCGAAAGAATCCTTGGTCTTGGAGACTTAGGCGCTTATGGCATGGGCATTCCTGTTGGCAAGTTGGCCTTGTATACGGCATTGGCAGGCATTAAGCCTCATCAATGTCTGCCTGTAACATTGGATGTGGGCACCGATAATGAG ACCCTTCTGGAAGACCCACTTTACATTGGATTACGTCAAAAACGGGTACGAGGAAAAGATTACGATGATTTTATACATGAATTTATGGAGGCTTGCGTTAAGAGATTTGGTGCGAATATTCTTCTGCAG TTTGAAGATTTTGCATTGGTGAATGCAACACGTCTTCTACACAAATACAGAAACGATTTCTGTACTTTCAACGATGATATACAGGGCACCGCAAGCGTAGCAGTGGCTGGATTATTAGCCACCGTCAGAATAACTAAGAAAAAGCTTACGGACTACGTATACATGTTCTTGGGTGCTGGATct GCCGCTACAGGTATAGCAAACTTGGCATGCGAGGCGATGGTCGAAGAAGGAATGCAGTTAAAGGATGCCCAAAAGCGTATCTATCTCTTCGATATAAACGGCCTCTTGAGTTCGAAAAGGGAGAGCGGTTTGCCTGAACACTGCAAACATTTTGCCAAAGATGTGGAGCCTGAAAAGAACTTCGAAGCTTGTGTGGCGAAATACAAACCTACCTGTCTTATTG GTTGTTCTACAGTAAAAGGGGCATTCAATGAGAGAATATTAAAGATAATGGCAAAAAATTCGGAACGGCCGGTTATTTTCGCTCTCTCTAATCCCACCAGTAAAGCGGAGTGTTCCGCTCAGGAAGCGTATGATCATACTGAT ggTAAATGTATATTCGCATCTGGTTCCCCGTTCCCCCCAGTGAAGTTCAAggataaacaattttatacagGACAGGGAAATAATTCGTATATATTTCCCGGCCTAGCGTTGGGAGTGATTGCAGTGCGCGCTCGTATCATACCGGAAATCATGTTTTTGAGGGCTGCCAGG AGCTTAGCCAACTTCGTCAGTGAAGAAGATCTTAATATAGGTAGAATATATCCTCCCCTTTCCGATATTAGAAAAATCTCATACAATATGGCTGCGGATCTGGCAGCACTGGCATACGAAAAag GTATTGCAACAGTACATCCGCCTCCAAAGGACTTCAAGAAATTCCTCGATGAGCACATATACAACCTGTCGTATCACAGTTGTCTACCCAACTTCTTTAACTACCCAAAGCCACCAGATATCAAAATGAAGTCTGTTGAAGAACTTTACGGTGTACCTCAT GTGGGTGGCAAGAAAAACTGA